Proteins encoded together in one Psychrobacter sp. 28M-43 window:
- the ftsH gene encoding ATP-dependent zinc metalloprotease FtsH — protein MSDMVKNTLLWLVVIGVLVLVFSGFDQSSEPDNLNYSEFVTAVSENQVASVEIDGEQITGEKKNGSSFETIRPAVSDDQLMPMLRENQVEVQGTAPKRQSVLMQLLIASFPILLIIGLFLFFMRNMQGGAGGKGGGPMSFGKSKAKMLTEDQINVNFEDVAGCEEAKEEVVEVVEFLRDPDKFTKLGATIPRGILMVGPPGTGKTLLARAIAGEAKVPFFSISGSDFVEMFVGVGASRVRDMFEQAKKSAPCIIFIDEIDAVGRHRGSGMGGGNDEREQTLNQLLVEMDGFEGNEGVIVIAATNRADVLDKALLRPGRFDRQVQVGLPDIKGREQILKVHLKKLPNTISVDASSLARGTPGFSGAQLANLVNEAALFAARRNKTSVDMNDFEDAKDKLYMGPERKSMVIREEERRATAYHEAGHALVAELLPGTDPVHKVTIMPRGFALGVTWQLPEHDQTSMYKSKMLSDIAILFGGRIAEEVFINQMSTGASNDFERATKMARAMVTKYGMSDALGIMVYEDDDNSQGYFGGGGRTISEATQQKVDEEVRRMLEEQYDIARELIEANQDKMHAMVDALMNWETIDRDQLQDILAGEEPRPPRVYQHNEVNLSKNDVKATGATPPPLPAM, from the coding sequence GTGAGCGACATGGTAAAAAATACCTTATTGTGGCTGGTGGTAATCGGCGTTTTGGTGCTGGTGTTTAGCGGCTTTGATCAATCCTCTGAGCCGGATAACCTTAACTACTCTGAGTTTGTGACCGCAGTGTCAGAAAACCAAGTAGCCAGTGTCGAGATCGACGGCGAACAGATCACCGGCGAAAAGAAAAATGGTTCATCTTTTGAGACCATTAGACCAGCTGTGTCAGATGACCAGCTCATGCCAATGCTACGTGAGAACCAAGTCGAAGTTCAAGGAACTGCACCAAAGCGCCAAAGCGTACTAATGCAACTACTGATAGCCAGCTTCCCAATTCTATTGATTATTGGTCTGTTCTTATTCTTTATGCGTAATATGCAAGGCGGCGCTGGCGGTAAAGGCGGCGGCCCAATGAGCTTTGGTAAATCAAAAGCGAAAATGCTGACCGAAGATCAAATCAACGTTAACTTCGAAGATGTGGCCGGTTGTGAAGAAGCCAAAGAAGAAGTTGTTGAAGTGGTTGAGTTCTTACGTGATCCAGACAAATTTACCAAACTGGGTGCAACGATTCCTCGTGGCATCTTGATGGTAGGTCCTCCAGGTACAGGTAAAACCTTGTTAGCGAGAGCCATTGCTGGTGAAGCTAAAGTGCCATTCTTCTCAATTTCAGGTTCTGATTTTGTTGAAATGTTCGTTGGTGTTGGTGCATCTCGTGTCCGTGATATGTTCGAACAGGCGAAGAAAAGCGCTCCTTGTATCATCTTCATTGATGAGATTGATGCAGTCGGTCGTCATCGTGGTTCCGGTATGGGCGGTGGTAATGATGAGCGCGAGCAAACATTGAACCAATTATTGGTCGAGATGGATGGTTTTGAAGGCAATGAAGGCGTTATTGTTATTGCCGCAACTAACCGTGCTGACGTGCTTGATAAAGCATTACTGCGTCCAGGTCGTTTTGACCGTCAGGTACAAGTAGGCTTGCCAGATATCAAAGGCCGTGAACAAATCCTAAAAGTCCATTTGAAAAAACTGCCAAACACAATTAGTGTAGATGCCAGTTCTCTTGCTCGTGGTACGCCTGGATTCAGTGGTGCACAGCTTGCCAACCTTGTAAACGAAGCTGCATTGTTCGCCGCGCGTCGCAACAAGACCAGCGTCGATATGAATGACTTTGAAGATGCAAAAGACAAGCTATATATGGGTCCTGAACGCAAGTCCATGGTGATACGCGAAGAAGAGCGCCGTGCAACTGCATATCATGAAGCGGGTCATGCGCTAGTAGCTGAGCTATTGCCAGGTACAGATCCGGTGCATAAAGTTACTATTATGCCGCGTGGCTTTGCCCTTGGCGTGACTTGGCAGTTGCCTGAGCATGATCAAACCAGTATGTATAAGTCGAAAATGCTGAGCGATATTGCTATTTTGTTCGGTGGTCGTATCGCTGAAGAAGTGTTTATCAATCAGATGTCAACGGGTGCTTCGAACGACTTTGAACGTGCTACCAAAATGGCACGTGCAATGGTCACAAAGTACGGTATGTCTGATGCACTCGGTATCATGGTGTACGAAGATGACGACAACTCGCAAGGATATTTCGGTGGTGGTGGTCGTACTATCTCTGAAGCCACGCAGCAGAAGGTTGATGAAGAAGTGCGTCGTATGCTAGAAGAGCAGTATGATATCGCTCGTGAATTGATTGAAGCTAACCAAGACAAAATGCATGCAATGGTTGATGCGCTGATGAACTGGGAAACTATTGATCGTGACCAACTGCAAGATATCTTAGCAGGTGAAGAACCGCGTCCACCTAGAGTTTACCAGCATAACGAAGTAAACTTGTCAAAAAACGATGTTAAAGCAACGGGTGCTACACCGCCACCATTACCAGCGATGTAA
- a CDS encoding RlmE family RNA methyltransferase produces the protein MATRIENKKLSKSSSAWMKEHIDDHYVQKAQKDGYRARAAYKLLEINEKTNLIKKGMTVVDLGSAPGSWSQVAGRLVGDDGILIASDILAMDTLPDVTFIQGDFREAEVFDAIMAEVGDRQVDVVLSDMAPNTAGNSAIDQPRMMYLCELAVDFALATLPEGGALIMKVFQGEGTQELRKQMQQDFSKIRSIKPGASRPRSKEMFWIAIK, from the coding sequence TTGGCCACGCGTATCGAAAACAAAAAACTATCAAAGAGCAGCAGTGCTTGGATGAAAGAGCATATTGACGATCATTATGTACAAAAAGCTCAAAAAGATGGCTACCGTGCCCGTGCCGCTTATAAATTATTAGAGATTAATGAAAAAACCAACCTGATCAAAAAAGGCATGACGGTCGTAGATTTGGGCAGTGCGCCTGGTAGCTGGTCACAAGTCGCTGGTCGATTGGTAGGTGACGATGGTATCTTGATTGCCTCTGATATTTTGGCGATGGATACCTTGCCTGATGTGACCTTTATTCAGGGTGATTTTCGTGAAGCTGAAGTGTTTGACGCCATTATGGCAGAAGTGGGTGATAGGCAAGTTGATGTCGTATTGTCTGACATGGCACCCAATACCGCTGGGAACAGTGCTATCGATCAGCCACGTATGATGTACTTATGTGAGTTGGCTGTAGACTTCGCGCTTGCAACCTTACCAGAAGGTGGCGCACTTATTATGAAAGTGTTTCAAGGCGAGGGTACACAAGAATTACGCAAGCAGATGCAGCAGGATTTTAGTAAGATTCGTAGTATAAAGCCAGGTGCGTCACGACCACGCTCAAAAGAGATGTTTTGGATAGCGATTAAATAG
- a CDS encoding YhbY family RNA-binding protein yields the protein MQLDNATIKRLKGIGHELKPIVMIGNKGITPTITEEIDRALTDHELIKVKLPAGTKEERDIVGAELAKAANASLVHSIGRMALLLRKNPNANPKLSNLARHAQ from the coding sequence ATGCAACTCGATAACGCTACCATCAAACGTCTAAAAGGCATCGGTCACGAGCTAAAGCCTATCGTTATGATCGGCAACAAGGGTATTACCCCAACCATTACTGAAGAAATCGATCGCGCTCTAACAGATCATGAGCTTATCAAAGTGAAATTGCCTGCTGGCACGAAAGAAGAGCGTGACATCGTTGGCGCTGAACTTGCTAAAGCGGCTAATGCGTCTTTGGTTCATTCTATTGGTCGTATGGCATTATTACTACGCAAAAACCCAAATGCCAACCCAAAACTGTCTAACCTAGCACGTCACGCGCAGTAA